A stretch of DNA from Granulicella pectinivorans:
AGAGGATGAAGCTGTCAATGCCGAGGTCGGCATATTCGAGGATGCGTTTGGCGACCGTCTCGGCATCACCGACCAGAGCGGTGCCTGCTCCGCTGCGAACGAGGCCGATGCCCGTCCATAGATTCGGGCTGACCTCCAATGTCTCGGGGCTGCTGCGAACGATCTCCGCCATGCGCCGCTGGCCTTCCGAATCAAATTTCGCAAGCCCTGCCTGAGCCTTGGCGACAACGTCCCGATCGACATAACGGATGAGATCGTTTGCCGCTCGCCATGCGGCGTCGTTGGTCTCGCGGACGATGACGTGCAGGCGTATTCCGAAGCGAAGCGTGCGGCCTTGTTTCGCGGCGGCTTCACGCACACGAGCGATCTTCTCGGCGACGAGTGCCGGTGGCTCTCCCCAGGTGAGATAGACATCCACCTGCTCGGCTGCGAGTTCGATGCCCGCCGTGGACGAACCACCGAAGTAGAGCGGAGGATGAGGGTTCTGCAGCGCGGGATAGTAAACCCTGGCACCTTCGACATGCAGGTACTTGCCTTCGAAAGTCTTCGTTTCGCCGGCCATGACGCCGCGCCATATCTTGAGGAACTCACCCGTGACGGCATAGCGCTCATCGTGTGGGAGGAAGACGCCGTCGGCAGCGGCCTCTCGCGGATCTCCGCCCGTCACGACATTGATGAGAAGCCGGCCGTTCGACAGGCGGTCGAAGGTAGACGCCATGCGTGCAGCGACGACGGGCGACATGATGCCGGGGCGGATCGCCACGAGGAAGCGAAGCCTCTCGGTAAATGGCATGAGCGCGGAGGCCACGACCCATGAGTCTTCGCAGGAGTTTCCCGTGGGGAGGAGCACAGAGTAGAAGCCAAGCTGATCGACAGCCTGCGCGATCTGGCGGAGATACG
This window harbors:
- the ssuD gene encoding FMNH2-dependent alkanesulfonate monooxygenase, which produces MQISWFIPTTGDGRYLSSAHGSRLTDLPYLRQIAQAVDQLGFYSVLLPTGNSCEDSWVVASALMPFTERLRFLVAIRPGIMSPVVAARMASTFDRLSNGRLLINVVTGGDPREAAADGVFLPHDERYAVTGEFLKIWRGVMAGETKTFEGKYLHVEGARVYYPALQNPHPPLYFGGSSTAGIELAAEQVDVYLTWGEPPALVAEKIARVREAAAKQGRTLRFGIRLHVIVRETNDAAWRAANDLIRYVDRDVVAKAQAGLAKFDSEGQRRMAEIVRSSPETLEVSPNLWTGIGLVRSGAGTALVGDAETVAKRILEYADLGIDSFILSGYPHLEEAYRVKELLFPLLPLQHDDIKSTEQRRSHEFVGNEFRPIAADKGTV